The Dioscorea cayenensis subsp. rotundata cultivar TDr96_F1 unplaced genomic scaffold, TDr96_F1_v2_PseudoChromosome.rev07_lg8_w22 25.fasta BLBR01000327.1, whole genome shotgun sequence sequence AGAGATTTTGCGATAGCAATTGTATTTTttaggattatatttttatttttattttaatatcctaaatattgataactatgtattgataagtttaataaaaaaaacatattataaagtttaaaaacaaaaatatttgaggatTTATGTTTGCctagccatattatttattatcactcaacatcaaatttatttaatataataattttattttttttatttaatttattttaaataatatgagataaaattaaaaaataaaaattaaagtagtattttttatatgaattataataattaatattataattatatatatatatatatatatgatgagccaaggggtgctcaagcacccgtTGCCCCCTTTAAATCCGCCAGTGATTGATGCTGAAGAATGGGAGGAGCGAAAGATTTCCCGGCGGGCTGTGAGAAAAGTGAGGAagaaacgagagagagagagagagagagagagagagagagagagagttaagGAGTGTtcagtttgttttgtttctttttattttttatttttttaaatattttatatttttaaaatttaataataatatataaaactaaaagtttaaatattaaattaattgtatttagatatttttaaaaataagaaaaatacataaaattaaaaatttaaatatgatatttaactaattgtgtttttaatttttaaaaatatgtcatattattttttatcattattaatttattataatattttttttaatattttattattgaccacGGTTTGACCTAGTTGAACCcatcgacccctgacccctgggcttagctgGGTCGATACCCGGGCCAAATCTGACTATCTTAGAATTTAATGGGTTAATGAGGTGTCATGTGCTAAAACTAAAGGATAGTATAACTACTAAAGCTGctctaaaaaatatgaaaatgataaaaaaaaaaaaagaaatatctaAAATAGGAGAAGCTTACTAAGACAAAAAAGATTTGTAGGCCAATTGGTACCGGTTAATGTGATAATCCCTCATAGGTGATTTgactttttgaaagtttaacaactttaacttaaaaaaaatatttcaatttaataataaagtgttatttaacataataataataataataataataataataataataataataattgtaaaaatCCGTCGGTCCAAACGGGCATGGCCCGACCTGACGAGTCTGTGATAACTgggccgggtccggttcattcTATGAGTGAACCGGACTTGGGGTTCAGTCAGGTCAACCTAGCCTGGCGGGTATTTTTTGAAGAAACCGGTTCCAAGTCCGGCTATTGATGAACTGGATCCGGTGGGTCAAAAAAACTGATTCCGAGTCTAGCTACTGATGAACTGCAACCGTCAAGTCAGACCCGCTTGACCCGGTTAATCGGCCCGTTCCCACCTTTGCTCTCAGCAGCTTGTCCACGGCCAACCCGATCTAGACGCCTTGCTAAACCTCCTGGTTTCCTCCAGGAGCAAGCAGCCAGCCACCCTTGACATCTTGCCTACCTCTAGTCTGTTTTTAATGCTTACACCTTGACCCAACAAACCCCTTGTAATGTGTATTTGCTTCTCTCATGCCACATGTCTTCTGTTTCACTTGCGTGTTTAGAAAGGTCTTCATTGTCTATTTGTCTCATGCAGATAGGGTCAGAGCTCACGACATTCCTCCATTGCATGGTTATCTTAATACAGAACGTTACAtcatattatttgaataatatgTAAATCTCAGGAGTAGTTTAacgttcttttacttttattttgtggAAAGTTTAATAAGTTTAACAAATTAAATGGTCCAGGGATGGAATAATCAAACTCAACCCATGTGTTTTTGCTTTGCATAAGACTTTCTCCTCTCTTCACTCACAACCCTCCCATTATAAATCAACCCTTCATCTCTTCACtccctccaccaccaccaccaccatctccACCTCCGCCATCATCCACCATCATGGCCTCCTTTTCCAGTTATGCCATCGTCAACAACACCGTCACTGAAGGTACCGACGAGCATGCATTGCTCCAAGCTCTGCAGCTCGTCAACTCCTCCATCCTCCCCATGACCTTCAAAACAGCCGTCGAACTCAACCTCTTCAACATCATCTCCGCCGCCTCACCCAACCCCCTCTCAGCCACCGAAATCACCACCCTCCTCCCTTCCTCCACTCCTTCAACCCCAATCATGCTTGACCGCATCCTCCGCCTCCTATCCAGCTACTCCATCTTCACCTGCTCTCTCTCCACCGATCCCATCTCCGGCGCCACCACCCACCTCTACGCCGCCGCCCCCGCCGTCAAATACCTCGCCCAAAACGAAGATGGTTTCACTCTATCCACTCTAGGCCTGTTGAACCAAGACAAGGTCCTAATGGAAAGCTGGGACTATCTTAAGGACGCGGTCCTTAATGGAGGGATACCCTTCAACATGGCTCACGGCATGACTTCGTTTGAGTATCATGGCACTGATCCAAGGTTCAACAAGCTGTTCAATGAAGCCATGAAGAACCATTCAGGTATCATAATGAAGAGGATTCTGGAGAAGTATAGAGGGTTTGATGATGTGAAGGTCCTTGTTGatgttggtggtggtgttggtAATACTCTTGCTCAGGTTGTTGCTAAGCATAAGCATATTAAGGGTATTAATTTTGATCTCCCTCATGTTATCTCTGAAGCCCCACTTATTCCTGGTATCTCTCTCCCTCCCTGATATATCTATTCagttttatgtttgttttaattacatataatgttttttttttttttaataatagatgaCAAACGCtcttttatatgaatataacaATACCGAATAGTACTGAAACTTGGATGTACAGTATATATACAGTATtagaatagtataaaaatttCGGGTGAACAATACTGTtaggggagagatttgaacccatgacctccctcttatattttggtgtcataccattggactATCTGATggttttgtgtgtgtatatatatatatattttttaattattatcttttattatatttgttaccAATATTAAAGCATATGTACAGGGAGGCTATAGACAttctacattaaaaaaaaaaaaatccgttACCAAtaggttaattatttttttaatatttattatatatatgagcgTGTGGGCGAGTGTGTGTTATTAATGCTTTCAAGTTTTTTTCCACCGAATCTTTAAGTTTGTTTTGTACAATCCCATGAAGCAAATATTTATCTGTATATATCAATTGAAAGTTTAGACACATGCATCTCTTTGACTTTTTGAATAAATAGTGAAATTACAACTTGtgataaaaatatgagaatggACTTAGAAACGCCTGGAAGTCCCGGACCTCGTATAGGACCCtcgtaatttattttttattaaataattattttgaaattataatttaattcttaTCTTCTTCACTATTTCACCCGATCGCTCACCTTAATAAGGTTTTGATGAGTTTGTGCAATCCCATAATGGTTTATTAAGGTTGGGGTGACCCCAAATGGTCTCTTTAATTTAGTGGTTTAATGAAACTGTTTGGTTTTGGAAAAATCCACTAGAGAAGTGAAGGATGGTTGAGCAGGCTCCCAAAATGAGGGAGAACTTGTCACTCGGAAAAGaggatgaaaattttaaataaaatcatgtaagaataaaatattaattttaaaaaattatatattgatgccttcaacattttgttttaaaaatagagatttattggatatataaaattttgtaggaatctattttaaatgttttaaggCACTTGATTTTAATGCAAGAGGTCAAGTCCCTTTGAATACATAGTTAAGATGTACTAATAAAAACTGTATATATTTAAGGTGATTTGTTcgcattgtgaaaaaaaaagttttaaatgatttttatttgttatgtgCTTTGACAAAGGTGTGGAGCACGTCGGTGGAGATATGTTTAGTAGTATTCCAAAGGGAGATGCCATTTTGATGAAGgtgtgtctctctctctctcttcgtttcttaatcataaaaaaaaaaaagaagaaaatatcaCATGAGTACATAGatacatatatgtatttaagtatttcaaaGAAATATGGACATTTCTAACTGggtatattaatatttacaacTATGCActgttataataataaatatataaattaaaaaaactgaaaacaagATTATGTTATATGATTAGTAAAAACAAGActaatttcaattaatttataaaataatattaatattaatgttcTTGTTctataaattatgaaatttatcaGAATATTTGTacatgttttgatttaaaacttgCTTGAATTAGTATTTCTGTATAATAATATGTTAACAAACAAACATTAGTAATAAGTTGAGTTTGGAAGTGGATGGAAAACCCTTATCTTTTGTATCTTGTatacattaaattatttaatatgtatatttaattaACCAAGTAAGTTTAtgttctttattattaatataaataaatattaataatgtgTTGAATTTTTCAGTGTGTTCTACATGATTGGAGTGATGAGGATGGACTTAAAATACTGAAAAATTGCTGGAAAACTCTGCCTAAAAATGGAAAATTGATATCGGTAGAATCCATACGTCCGACGACTCCTGATAACACAAATGTAACACAATATTTGTCTAGTTTGGATATGGCCATGTTAGCATTTAATCCTGGCGGTAAAGAAAGAACTGCACAAGAGTTTGAATCAATGGCCAAACAGATTggtttttcttcaatcaaacctAAGTTCAGTTTAACCGGTGTTTGGCTTATTGAActctataaataaatagttttttatattatgccTGTCTATGTCTTTGTTGAGTCTTAAATCTTATTTTAGTTTAGCCGGTGTTTGGCTTATTGATTTACTCTatgaataaaatagtttttatattttgtctgTCCATGTCTTTGTTGAGTCTGAAACCTTATTTTAGTTTAGCCGGTGTTTGAATTGTTGGTttactttataaataaatatttattatattttgtctATTAATGCTTTTATTGAATCTTAATTTGAGTTTGTGATTTAGGTTGTAATAGAATGAGACGGGCCGAGGAGCAGTGTTTGCACCTCACCTAGCCCCGCCATACCCAAATGGTGGTATTCTAAATACCGCAATCGCTACCTCGGTTAATCTGTTTTTCTTCATTGCCCCgcccatatattttttttctttttgttcaatATATTTATGAAAGTAAAGTTgcaaacaaacaattaaaattcCTAAAGACACTTATGAACTAAAATTTCTAAAACACATCCTTTATTTCAAGAATCAAGAGAtccttataataatatttattaataagttaaaattaaaataaataaaattttaatattatttttaattaaatcattaaatatataaatataatcaaaacacacaattattaaaattgagtggatataatcttaaatattttgatatgcaaattgataaaatttaacTAACCCCCTCCCCCCGGGGTGCCCGCAACGGATGGTGTTGCTTCTAAGGTTGTAACCGGACTTGCAACTGTGTTGAAATTTCTGAAATCTTCGGCTTTCTTTATCACGGCTGGAAAAGAAGTATGATGGCTGATTACATCTTTtgctttgtcttcttttttatttttatttttctgaaataCTTGTATAGCTCCCTGGTCAGATGGGtaatttcatcattttcttctttgtcttcagTCACAACAGTCTTTTGCAACTCTGTCGGCCTTGTTGCTTCAGCTTTCAGAGctatatcttcttctcttctgtTTGGATTCAGATTCATCTCATAGGCTTGTAGGGatcccatcaactcatcaagtctcATAGTTGTAGAATTTCGTGGCAGTTTTACTTAACCCGCCGGGAAAAGCTCGTCGCAAAATGCATATTTTCCTGTTGTATCCCTTGCTTTTTCTATTATAGCAACTttagcatcaaatcttcttggacGAGACTTGAGAATTTTCTGAACAAGTTTTTTATCAGAATACTTCTTACCAAGTTGAAATACttgatttgctatgtccatcaGCTTGCTGTTGAATATGGTGATAGTCTATTCTTCTCTCATCTTGAGATTCTCAAATCTAGTTGACAACATCTGGAGCTTGGAGATTTTCACCAAATTTGTACCTTCATGAATTCTTTGTAGAATGTCCCAAGCATTCTTGGCACACTCACATGTTACAACATATTTGAACTGGTTCTCATatactcctccaaaaatagcatTGAGTGCTTTCATAGCATTTGCTTTGAGCATATCTCCAGGACTCTAGTTGCTCTTTATCTTCATGGTCTcattcatgttttcatcaacttcGATCGGGGGAGACTATCCTTCTTCTACATCTGCCCATGCACTCTTATCAAGAGATTTGATGAAAGCCTTCATACATGCCTTCCAGTATGGATAATTTGATCCATCGAGCAACAGTGGTCATGTAACGGAAGCTCTTTCTTTTCTGACCATCAATGAAACTTGTTAGGACCTTGctgactttgaaaccaaagcgaACACGGTAACCTAGGCtatgataccacttgttagtctAGATGGTGTGGTTTGTGgatttagagaacactcaaacactcaagGAAATCTCacataaaccaaacaaaagaagacaCACAAAATTGGTAATCCAGTttggcgtccactcgcctatgTCTGATGGTCCAAGTCCGGAGATAAATAATCCattaaaagaggtgaaaataaatgagtacaaacactttgttACTCATACTCACCAATAAAAATCACTAcactttgtcactcacactcacacacaatctcagagcaaggtagcttatatagatgcctcgatgtttcaaaaatagcccatatttcttttagaatctccgtgaCTACTAATTTTGGGAC is a genomic window containing:
- the LOC120254059 gene encoding flavone 3'-O-methyltransferase 1-like, with amino-acid sequence MASFSSYAIVNNTVTEGTDEHALLQALQLVNSSILPMTFKTAVELNLFNIISAASPNPLSATEITTLLPSSTPSTPIMLDRILRLLSSYSIFTCSLSTDPISGATTHLYAAAPAVKYLAQNEDGFTLSTLGLLNQDKVLMESWDYLKDAVLNGGIPFNMAHGMTSFEYHGTDPRFNKLFNEAMKNHSGIIMKRILEKYRGFDDVKVLVDVGGGVGNTLAQVVAKHKHIKGINFDLPHVISEAPLIPGVEHVGGDMFSSIPKGDAILMKCVLHDWSDEDGLKILKNCWKTLPKNGKLISVESIRPTTPDNTNVTQYLSSLDMAMLAFNPGGKERTAQEFESMAKQIGFSSIKPKFSLTGVWLIELYK